The Sporichthyaceae bacterium genome has a window encoding:
- a CDS encoding response regulator transcription factor, with translation MNPSQRGGLARLLVVDDEPNIRELLAASLRYAGFDVSTAPNGIEALRCAATDRPDLLVLDVMMPGLDGFEVVTRLRRDGVDAPVLFLTAKDAVADKVAGLAVGGDDYVTKPFSLEEVVARIQALLRRTGQVATERAERIVFADIEMDDEAHEVWKAGELVPLSPTEYKLLRMFLQNPGRVLSKAQILESVWQYDFGGEANVVESYISYLRRKVDAGGEPRLIQTVRGVGYVLRRPRS, from the coding sequence GTGAATCCGTCACAACGCGGTGGTCTCGCTCGGCTGTTGGTCGTCGACGACGAGCCCAACATCCGCGAGCTGCTCGCGGCGAGTCTGCGATACGCCGGTTTCGACGTGTCCACGGCACCCAACGGCATCGAGGCGCTGCGCTGCGCCGCCACCGACCGGCCGGATCTGCTGGTCCTCGACGTGATGATGCCCGGGCTCGACGGTTTCGAGGTCGTCACCCGACTGCGCCGCGACGGAGTCGACGCGCCGGTGCTGTTCCTGACCGCGAAGGACGCGGTCGCCGACAAGGTCGCGGGACTCGCGGTCGGCGGCGACGACTACGTCACCAAGCCGTTCTCGCTCGAGGAAGTCGTCGCGCGCATCCAAGCGTTGCTGCGCCGGACCGGCCAGGTCGCCACAGAACGTGCGGAGCGGATCGTGTTCGCCGACATCGAGATGGACGACGAGGCGCACGAGGTCTGGAAGGCCGGCGAGCTGGTCCCGCTGTCGCCGACGGAGTACAAGCTGCTGCGGATGTTCCTGCAGAATCCCGGCCGGGTGCTGTCCAAGGCGCAGATCCTGGAATCGGTCTGGCAGTACGACTTCGGTGGCGAGGCCAACGTCGTCGAGTCCTACATCTCCTACCTGCGGCGCAAGGTCGACGCCGGCGGCGAGCCGCGGCTGATCCAGACTGTGCGCGGCGTCGGCTACGTGCTGCGCCGGCCGCGGTCCTGA